The Streptomyces sp. NBC_00344 genome includes a window with the following:
- a CDS encoding ATP-dependent helicase, translating to MHVSSSTFHRVRQRPPGAYRLVRTPPGTVDPPVLDARQRAVVDHAGGPLLVLAGPGTGKSTTLVEAVARRIAEGTDPDRILVLTFSRKAAVELRDRMAVRIEGGGSAAHPGSGAAGRRTGGVPQATTFHSFCYALIRAHQDTDLFAEPLRLLSGPEQDVAVRELLAGQLELGHIRWPDELRACLTTRGFADEVRAVLARSRELGLGPDTLAAFARRTGRPDWGAAAGFLAEYLDVLDAQGVLDYAELVHRAVPLAERLDLRYDAVFVDEYQDTDPAQVRLLRALAGGGRTLVAFGDPDQSIYAFRGADVGGILDFPDAFPRSDGAAARVEVLTTSRRSSALLLSATRLLTQRMPLPRLPADKVRAHRDLSAVRAGGRVEAYTYPTAGTELDNIADILRRAHLEEGVPWKDMAVLVRAGGRTIPAVRRALTSAGVPLDIAGDDVALRHEPAVTPLLTALRAVAGAALRAPAGAQDGPEPATGTGEPGVPLRDGAGADSTGSGEPAGRDHWLRTDTALSLLVSPLGGMDAADLRRLGRALRDEERAGGNPLPAPSDELLARALAEPERLVVHDPAYARGAQRLGALLRAARGVLENGGTAEQALWELWDGTGWPRRLERAALRGGAGGRNADRDLDAVCALFDTAARAEERTGGRGALNFLEELDAQDIAADTLSRRTVRPDAVRLMTAHRAKGLEWGLVVVAGVQEGLWPDLRRRGSLLEADRIGRDGLAEPLTPGALLAEERRLFYVAATRARDRLVVTAVKAPADDGDQPSRFLNELGVEPRDVTGRPRRPLAVAPLVAELRASVVDPQSTPALREAAAHRLARLAALADEEGQPLVPAAHPYRWWGLYEPTRSKVPLRDRDQPVALSGSALDQLVNTCSLQWFLGREVKADAPSTAAQGFGNVVHVLADEVASGRTPADLAVLMERLDTVWDSLAFDAPWKSGQEKEHARVALERFLRWHVMDRAGRTVAATEHDFDVTLEAGEYEVRIRGSMDRVEQDADGRAYVVDFKTGKAAPTKDEVARHPQLAVYQLAVREGAVDEAFGGRRPAPAGAELVQLRQAAAVKEGGDTLPKIQAQQPLAGEWVGDLLATAAGKVLDERFTPTTGSHCTHCAFRASCSALPEGRHIVE from the coding sequence ATCCACGTGAGCTCCTCCACTTTCCACCGGGTAAGGCAACGGCCCCCTGGCGCGTACCGGCTGGTGCGCACCCCACCGGGCACCGTTGATCCACCCGTACTGGACGCGCGGCAGCGTGCGGTGGTTGACCACGCGGGCGGGCCTCTGCTGGTCCTGGCCGGCCCGGGTACCGGGAAATCGACCACGCTGGTGGAGGCGGTGGCCCGGCGCATCGCCGAAGGGACGGACCCGGACCGGATCCTGGTTCTCACCTTCAGCCGGAAGGCGGCGGTGGAACTGCGCGACCGGATGGCCGTGCGGATCGAAGGGGGCGGGAGCGCCGCGCACCCCGGCAGCGGCGCGGCGGGGCGGCGCACGGGCGGGGTGCCGCAGGCGACCACCTTCCACTCGTTCTGCTATGCCCTGATCCGCGCCCACCAGGACACGGATCTCTTCGCCGAGCCGCTGCGGCTGCTCTCGGGGCCCGAGCAGGACGTGGCGGTGCGCGAGCTGCTGGCCGGGCAGCTGGAGCTCGGCCACATCCGGTGGCCGGACGAACTGCGTGCCTGCCTGACCACCCGGGGATTCGCCGACGAGGTGCGCGCGGTGCTCGCCCGCAGCCGGGAGCTGGGCCTCGGCCCGGACACGCTGGCCGCGTTCGCGCGGCGCACCGGACGTCCCGACTGGGGTGCGGCGGCCGGCTTCCTGGCCGAGTACCTGGACGTGCTCGACGCCCAGGGTGTCCTCGACTACGCCGAGCTGGTGCATCGAGCGGTACCGCTGGCCGAGCGGCTGGACCTGCGCTACGACGCGGTTTTCGTGGACGAGTACCAGGACACCGACCCGGCGCAGGTCCGTCTCCTGCGTGCGCTGGCGGGCGGCGGCCGCACGCTGGTCGCCTTCGGCGACCCCGACCAGTCGATCTATGCCTTCCGGGGGGCGGACGTCGGCGGCATCCTGGACTTCCCGGACGCCTTTCCGCGGAGCGACGGCGCCGCTGCACGGGTCGAGGTGCTCACCACGTCGCGCCGCTCCTCCGCCCTCCTGCTGTCCGCCACCCGGCTGCTGACCCAGCGGATGCCGCTGCCCCGGCTGCCCGCCGACAAGGTGCGGGCCCACCGTGACCTGTCGGCCGTGCGGGCCGGCGGCCGGGTGGAGGCGTACACCTACCCCACAGCGGGCACCGAGCTCGACAACATCGCCGACATCCTGCGCCGGGCCCATCTCGAGGAGGGCGTGCCGTGGAAGGACATGGCCGTCCTGGTCCGGGCCGGTGGCCGGACCATTCCCGCGGTACGGCGGGCGCTCACATCGGCGGGCGTGCCCCTGGACATCGCGGGTGACGATGTCGCCCTGCGCCATGAACCGGCCGTGACACCGCTGCTGACGGCGCTGCGAGCGGTCGCCGGTGCGGCTTTGCGGGCTCCGGCTGGTGCGCAGGACGGCCCGGAGCCGGCTACGGGGACCGGCGAACCGGGGGTTCCGCTGCGGGACGGCGCCGGGGCGGACAGCACCGGTTCCGGGGAACCGGCCGGTCGCGACCACTGGCTCCGCACCGACACCGCGCTCAGTCTCCTCGTCTCTCCCCTCGGTGGCATGGACGCCGCCGACCTGCGCCGTCTGGGGCGTGCGCTGCGCGACGAGGAGCGGGCCGGCGGCAATCCGCTGCCCGCTCCTTCCGACGAGCTGCTCGCCCGGGCGCTCGCCGAGCCCGAGCGGCTTGTGGTGCACGATCCCGCGTACGCCAGGGGCGCGCAGCGGCTCGGTGCCCTGCTGCGGGCCGCCCGCGGGGTGCTGGAGAACGGCGGCACCGCCGAGCAGGCCCTCTGGGAACTCTGGGACGGCACCGGCTGGCCCAGGCGCCTGGAGCGCGCCGCACTGCGCGGCGGTGCCGGGGGCCGCAACGCCGACCGGGATCTCGACGCCGTCTGCGCGCTCTTCGACACCGCCGCCCGGGCCGAGGAACGCACCGGCGGACGAGGCGCGCTGAACTTCCTCGAGGAGCTCGACGCGCAGGACATCGCGGCCGACACGCTCTCCCGTCGGACCGTTCGGCCCGACGCCGTACGGCTGATGACCGCGCACCGGGCCAAGGGCCTCGAGTGGGGCCTGGTCGTCGTCGCGGGAGTGCAGGAGGGGCTGTGGCCGGATCTGCGCCGGCGCGGCTCGCTGCTGGAGGCCGACCGGATCGGCCGTGACGGACTGGCCGAACCCCTGACCCCCGGCGCGCTGCTCGCCGAGGAACGCAGGCTCTTCTACGTCGCGGCGACCCGCGCCCGTGACCGCCTGGTCGTCACCGCCGTCAAGGCGCCGGCCGACGACGGCGACCAGCCGTCGCGTTTCCTCAACGAGCTCGGCGTGGAGCCCAGGGACGTCACCGGGCGGCCGCGCAGGCCACTCGCCGTCGCCCCGCTCGTCGCCGAGCTGCGCGCCTCCGTGGTCGATCCGCAGTCGACACCCGCGCTGCGCGAGGCCGCCGCACACCGGCTCGCCAGGCTCGCCGCGCTGGCCGACGAGGAGGGCCAGCCGCTGGTGCCCGCGGCCCACCCCTACCGCTGGTGGGGGCTGTACGAGCCGACCCGGAGCAAGGTCCCGCTGCGCGACCGGGACCAGCCGGTCGCCCTCTCCGGCAGCGCCCTGGACCAACTGGTCAACACCTGCTCGCTGCAGTGGTTCCTGGGCCGCGAGGTGAAGGCGGACGCACCGTCGACCGCCGCCCAGGGCTTCGGCAACGTGGTGCACGTGCTCGCCGACGAGGTGGCGTCCGGGCGTACCCCCGCCGACCTGGCCGTTCTGATGGAGCGGCTCGACACGGTCTGGGACTCGCTCGCCTTCGACGCCCCCTGGAAGTCGGGCCAGGAGAAGGAACACGCCCGGGTGGCGCTGGAGCGCTTCCTGCGCTGGCATGTGATGGACCGTGCCGGGCGCACCGTGGCCGCCACCGAGCACGATTTCGACGTGACCCTGGAAGCGGGGGAGTACGAGGTACGGATCCGGGGTTCCATGGACCGGGTCGAGCAGGACGCGGACGGCCGTGCGTACGTCGTCGACTTCAAGACCGGCAAGGCGGCCCCCACGAAGGACGAGGTCGCCCGCCACCCCCAGCTCGCCGTCTACCAGCTCGCGGTACGTGAGGGCGCGGTCGACGAGGCCTTCGGCGGCCGGCGCCCGGCACCCGCGGGTGCCGAACTCGTCCAGCTGCGGCAGGCCGCGGCGGTCAAGGAGGGCGGCGACACGCTCCCGAAGATCCAGGCCCAGCAGCCACTGGCGGGGGAGTGGGTCGGGGATCTGCTGGCCACCGCTGCCGGGAAGGTGCTCGACGAGCGCTTCACCCCCACCACCGGCAGCCACTGCACACACTGTGCGTTCCGCGCCTCGTGCAGTGCCCTGCCCGAGGGACGTCACATCGTCGAGTGA
- a CDS encoding MGMT family protein has translation MGRMSAEPAELPEYAERVLEVADSIPPGRVMTYGDVAEWLGEGGPRQVGRVMALYGGVAPWWRVVRADGTLLPGSELRALAHYRTESTPLKEASRAAREAGGHIPRLDMRRARWDGGDGAHV, from the coding sequence ATGGGTCGGATGAGTGCCGAACCGGCCGAACTGCCGGAGTACGCGGAACGGGTCCTCGAGGTTGCGGACAGCATCCCGCCGGGCCGCGTCATGACCTATGGGGACGTCGCGGAATGGCTCGGCGAAGGCGGCCCGCGTCAGGTGGGGAGGGTGATGGCGCTCTACGGCGGGGTGGCCCCCTGGTGGCGCGTGGTGCGCGCGGACGGCACGCTGCTGCCCGGCAGCGAACTCCGCGCGCTGGCGCACTACCGCACGGAATCCACCCCTCTGAAGGAGGCGTCCCGGGCCGCCCGCGAAGCCGGCGGCCACATACCGCGCCTGGACATGCGGCGGGCGCGGTGGGACGGCGGCGACGGTGCTCATGTCTGA
- a CDS encoding flippase-like domain-containing protein, with amino-acid sequence MPPSSGRSTARCGAVTRDKKHKTEGPGVHQPPTAATAAAAEPPSGDPGAQQEPQETGTGPGPRSGAEPGTESGGGPGTAGSGASPAPQPGREPGDGSECAEAGPLDRVSGDEPLLAARVHRPSDLLRLLTGVLAIALVLAVAAFAHGTTSGLEEDINNGTGQAPDLLIKLAGLFSSIAILILPVAFAIERLVKRDGLRIADGVLAAVLAHGTALATDLWVTRAAPRSITDALTHPMANGSLTDPVHGYLAPVIAYMTAVGMARRPRWRVALWVVLLVNSFAVLVGGQTTPFSIVVTVLLGWTVAYGTLYAVGSPNVRPTGRQLLAGLRHVGFNPVTAMRAEEIPDTSEHGDRGRRYFVTLEDGAPLDVTVVDREQQAQGFFYRVWRRLTLRSISTGRSIQSLRQALEQEALLAYAAIAAGANAPKLIATSELGPDAVMLVYEHTGGRSLDSLPDAEITDGLMRGAWSQVQALQSRRIAHRRLVGEAILVDRSGSVILTDLRGGEIAASEIVLRMDIAQTLTTLGLRAGAERSVAAAVAVLGPDMVADSLPLLQPLALSRSTRSTLRHLARERAQREREAVIEASDAARKAKAEANEAADDSRKAVRAERKAEKVAIDDAMDEAREEDLLSQIRHQVLLIRPQAHAEPVRLERVKLRTLLSVIAGAIAAYFLLSQMANIPFHQLITNTEWGWVAGALLFSALSYVAAAMSLLGFVPEKVPFFRTVLAQVAGSFVKLVAPAAVGGVALNTRFLQRAGVRPGLAVASVGASQLFGLASHITLLGIFGYVTGTERTPSLTPSRTVIAGLLTAAVLALVVTAVPFLRKFIVTRVRSLFAGVIPRMLDVLQQPRKLLTGIGGMLLLTGTFVMCLDASIRAFGEGNALSYASIAVVFLTANAVGSAVPTPGGVGAVEASLTGALVIAGLPYATAAAAVLLFRLLTFWLPVLPGWLCFNYLTRRGEL; translated from the coding sequence ATGCCACCATCGTCCGGGCGCTCCACCGCGAGGTGCGGCGCGGTGACACGAGACAAGAAGCACAAGACGGAGGGGCCAGGCGTGCATCAGCCACCGACGGCGGCGACCGCAGCCGCCGCCGAGCCGCCCTCCGGCGATCCCGGAGCGCAGCAGGAACCTCAGGAGACCGGCACCGGACCGGGTCCACGATCCGGTGCGGAACCGGGTACGGAATCCGGCGGGGGGCCGGGTACGGCGGGGTCCGGTGCAAGCCCCGCTCCGCAGCCCGGACGGGAGCCGGGCGACGGCAGTGAGTGCGCGGAGGCCGGTCCCCTCGACCGTGTCTCGGGCGACGAGCCCCTGCTCGCCGCTCGGGTGCACCGCCCGTCCGACCTGCTTCGCCTGCTGACCGGCGTCCTTGCCATCGCGCTGGTTCTCGCCGTCGCCGCCTTCGCCCACGGCACCACATCGGGCCTGGAAGAGGACATCAACAACGGCACCGGCCAGGCCCCGGACCTGCTGATCAAACTCGCCGGTCTGTTCTCCTCCATCGCCATACTCATCCTGCCGGTCGCCTTCGCGATCGAGCGGCTGGTCAAGCGCGACGGTCTGCGCATCGCCGACGGCGTACTCGCCGCCGTGCTGGCGCACGGAACCGCCCTGGCCACGGATCTCTGGGTGACCAGGGCCGCCCCCCGTTCGATCACCGACGCGCTGACGCATCCGATGGCGAACGGCAGCCTCACCGACCCGGTGCACGGCTACCTCGCACCCGTCATCGCCTATATGACGGCGGTCGGCATGGCCCGCAGACCGCGCTGGAGGGTGGCGCTCTGGGTGGTGCTGCTGGTCAACTCCTTCGCCGTGCTGGTCGGCGGACAGACCACGCCCTTCTCGATCGTCGTGACCGTGCTGCTCGGCTGGACCGTCGCCTACGGGACGCTGTACGCCGTCGGCTCCCCCAATGTCCGTCCCACCGGCAGGCAGCTGCTGGCAGGCCTGCGTCATGTCGGTTTCAACCCGGTCACCGCGATGCGCGCCGAGGAGATCCCCGACACCTCCGAGCACGGCGACCGGGGCAGGCGCTACTTCGTCACCCTGGAGGACGGTGCGCCCCTCGACGTCACCGTCGTCGACCGCGAGCAGCAGGCTCAGGGCTTCTTCTACCGGGTGTGGCGCAGGCTGACGCTGCGCTCCATCTCCACCGGGCGCTCCATCCAGTCGCTGCGCCAGGCACTGGAGCAGGAGGCGCTGCTCGCGTACGCGGCCATCGCCGCCGGGGCCAACGCGCCGAAGCTGATCGCCACGTCCGAGCTGGGTCCCGACGCCGTGATGCTGGTGTACGAGCACACCGGAGGCCGTTCGCTGGACTCACTGCCCGACGCGGAGATCACCGACGGGCTGATGCGCGGCGCGTGGAGCCAGGTGCAGGCGCTGCAGTCACGCCGGATCGCCCACCGCAGGCTGGTCGGCGAGGCGATCCTGGTGGACCGCTCTGGCTCGGTGATCCTCACGGATCTGCGCGGCGGGGAGATCGCGGCGAGCGAGATCGTCCTGCGGATGGACATCGCCCAGACGCTCACCACCCTGGGGCTGCGGGCCGGTGCGGAGCGCTCGGTGGCCGCGGCGGTCGCGGTGCTCGGTCCGGACATGGTCGCCGACAGCCTGCCACTGCTCCAGCCGCTCGCGCTGAGCCGCTCGACCCGCTCGACCCTGCGCCACCTGGCCCGCGAGCGGGCGCAGCGGGAGCGCGAAGCGGTGATAGAGGCGTCGGACGCCGCGCGCAAGGCCAAGGCCGAGGCCAATGAGGCGGCCGACGACAGCCGGAAGGCAGTCCGCGCGGAGCGGAAGGCGGAGAAGGTCGCCATCGACGACGCGATGGACGAGGCGCGCGAGGAGGATCTGCTCTCGCAGATCCGTCATCAGGTGCTGCTGATACGTCCCCAGGCACACGCCGAGCCGGTCCGGCTGGAACGCGTCAAGCTGCGCACCCTGCTCAGCGTCATCGCCGGGGCCATCGCCGCGTACTTCCTGCTCTCGCAGATGGCGAACATCCCCTTCCACCAGCTGATCACCAACACCGAGTGGGGCTGGGTCGCGGGGGCTCTGCTGTTCTCCGCACTGAGCTACGTCGCCGCCGCGATGAGCCTGCTCGGCTTCGTCCCGGAGAAGGTGCCGTTCTTCCGTACGGTGCTGGCCCAGGTCGCGGGTTCCTTCGTGAAGCTCGTCGCTCCGGCCGCGGTCGGCGGGGTGGCACTCAACACCCGGTTCCTGCAGCGGGCGGGTGTCAGGCCCGGCCTCGCGGTGGCCAGTGTCGGGGCCTCGCAGCTCTTCGGGCTGGCCAGCCACATCACCCTGCTGGGGATCTTCGGCTATGTGACGGGAACCGAGCGGACGCCGTCACTGACGCCGTCCCGCACGGTGATCGCCGGGCTGCTGACCGCGGCTGTGCTGGCTCTGGTCGTCACCGCAGTACCGTTCCTGCGGAAATTCATCGTGACCCGGGTGCGTTCGCTGTTCGCGGGGGTGATCCCGCGCATGCTCGATGTGCTGCAGCAGCCGCGCAAGCTGCTCACCGGTATCGGCGGGATGCTGCTGCTGACCGGTACGTTCGTGATGTGTCTCGACGCCTCGATCCGCGCGTTCGGCGAGGGCAACGCACTGAGTTACGCCAGCATCGCCGTGGTCTTCCTGACCGCCAACGCCGTGGGATCGGCGGTGCCGACCCCGGGTGGCGTCGGCGCGGTCGAGGCCTCGCTCACCGGTGCGCTGGTGATCGCCGGCCTGCCGTACGCCACCGCAGCCGCAGCCGTGCTGCTCTTCCGGCTGCTGACCTTCTGGCTGCCGGTACTGCCCGGCTGGCTGTGTTTCAACTACCTGACCCGCAGGGGGGAACTGTAG
- a CDS encoding alpha/beta hydrolase: MTALIRRAALASAALLIAGTVTGCDSGTDTGGAGQGHGPAATTSAAPRATRPSPSLPSSLTGRRLHWHACDPQGWECATAKAPLDYARPAGPTVSLALIRKPARDRERRLGSLLFNFGGPGGSGVDILPAAASAYGDLNSRYDLVSWDPRGVARSAGVVCRSDKEQAAAERNVDLTPDTPAEQRAYLKDGADFGAGCERQSGRVLPWIGTSNSARDMDLIRQVLGEPKLNYFGISYGTELGGTYAHLFPGKAGRTVLDAVVDPTADTVGHARNQTLGFQRALDDYLRSTGQDPKAGTARIAALLKRVDAHPLPTGTSRGLNQSLALTGIIRPLYSKDTWPSLTRALGEAEEKGTGRALLALADAYNDRDAEGHYSTQSSSQRAIDCADSKARPTAAQAAELLPAFRKLSPVFGDFLAWDTAGWCSGWPVAGERDHPEASAKGAGPIMVVGTTGDPATPFEGARRMAGELGPGVGVLLVNKGEGHGAYNGGSECVTRTVNAYLLEGKVPADGTVCTS; encoded by the coding sequence ATGACCGCACTCATCCGCCGGGCCGCGCTGGCCTCCGCCGCACTGCTGATCGCCGGGACGGTGACCGGCTGCGACAGCGGTACGGACACCGGTGGGGCCGGCCAGGGACACGGCCCCGCGGCCACCACGTCCGCAGCCCCGCGGGCCACCCGGCCGAGCCCTTCGCTCCCCTCCTCCCTCACCGGCCGGCGGCTGCACTGGCATGCCTGCGACCCGCAGGGCTGGGAGTGCGCCACCGCGAAGGCTCCGCTCGACTACGCCAGGCCCGCCGGGCCCACCGTCTCCCTCGCGCTGATCCGCAAGCCCGCGCGGGACCGGGAGCGGCGGCTCGGCTCGCTGCTGTTCAACTTCGGCGGCCCCGGCGGTTCGGGCGTTGACATCCTGCCCGCTGCGGCCAGTGCGTACGGAGACCTCAACTCCCGCTACGACCTGGTGAGCTGGGACCCCCGCGGGGTCGCCAGAAGCGCGGGTGTGGTCTGCCGCTCGGACAAGGAGCAGGCCGCTGCCGAACGGAACGTCGACCTCACCCCCGACACCCCGGCCGAGCAGCGCGCGTATCTCAAGGACGGCGCCGACTTCGGTGCGGGATGCGAGCGGCAGTCGGGAAGGGTGCTGCCCTGGATCGGTACGAGCAACTCGGCGCGCGACATGGATCTCATCCGGCAGGTGCTCGGCGAGCCGAAGCTGAACTACTTCGGCATCTCCTACGGCACCGAACTCGGCGGCACATACGCGCACTTGTTCCCGGGGAAGGCCGGCCGGACGGTGCTCGACGCGGTCGTGGACCCCACCGCCGACACGGTCGGCCACGCCCGCAACCAGACTCTCGGCTTCCAGCGCGCCCTCGACGACTACCTCAGGTCCACCGGCCAGGACCCGAAGGCCGGCACCGCCAGGATCGCCGCACTGCTGAAACGCGTCGACGCCCACCCGCTCCCGACCGGCACCAGCCGCGGGCTCAACCAGTCCCTCGCGCTGACCGGAATCATCCGTCCGCTCTACTCGAAGGACACCTGGCCTTCTCTCACACGGGCGCTCGGCGAAGCGGAGGAGAAGGGCACGGGACGCGCGCTGCTGGCGCTGGCCGATGCCTACAACGACCGGGACGCCGAGGGCCACTACTCCACCCAGAGCAGCTCCCAGCGGGCCATCGACTGCGCCGACAGCAAGGCCCGGCCGACCGCCGCACAGGCAGCGGAGCTGCTGCCCGCATTCCGGAAGCTCTCGCCGGTGTTCGGTGACTTCCTGGCCTGGGACACCGCCGGCTGGTGCTCCGGCTGGCCGGTCGCCGGGGAACGCGACCATCCGGAGGCCAGTGCGAAGGGAGCAGGGCCGATCATGGTCGTCGGCACGACCGGCGACCCCGCCACACCCTTCGAGGGCGCCAGACGTATGGCCGGCGAACTGGGGCCGGGGGTCGGGGTACTGCTCGTCAACAAGGGCGAGGGCCATGGTGCGTACAACGGCGGCAGTGAGTGCGTGACGCGTACCGTGAACGCCTATCTGCTCGAAGGAAAGGTCCCGGCCGACGGCACGGTCTGCACCTCTTAG
- the moeZ gene encoding adenylyltransferase/sulfurtransferase MoeZ: protein MSLPPLVEPAAELTVDEVRRYSRHLIIPDVGMDGQKRLKNAKVLAVGAGGLGSPALMYLAAAGVGTLGIVEFDEVDESNLQRQIIHSQADIGRSKAQSAKDTVLGINPLVNVVLHEERLEAENVMDIFSQYDLIVDGTDNFATRYLVNDACVLLNKPYVWGSIYRFDGQASVFWSEHGPCYRCLYPEPPPPGMVPSCAEGGVLGVLCASIGSIQVNEAIKLLAGIGEPLVGRLMIYDALEMTYRTVKVRKDPECAVCGENPTVTELIDYEAFCGVVSEEAQEAAAGSTITPKQLKEWIDADEKIEIIDVREPNEYEIVSIPGAKLIPKNEFIMGTALSDLPQDRKIVLHCKTGVRSAEVLAVLKSAGFADAVHVGGGVIGWVHQIEPEKPVY, encoded by the coding sequence GTGTCGCTGCCACCCCTGGTCGAGCCAGCTGCTGAACTCACCGTCGACGAGGTCCGCAGGTACTCCCGCCACCTGATCATCCCCGATGTCGGGATGGACGGGCAGAAGCGGCTGAAGAACGCCAAGGTGCTCGCCGTGGGCGCGGGCGGCCTCGGCTCGCCCGCTCTCATGTATCTGGCCGCCGCCGGTGTGGGCACGCTGGGCATTGTGGAGTTCGACGAGGTAGACGAGTCGAATCTGCAGCGCCAGATCATCCACAGCCAGGCCGACATCGGCCGCTCCAAGGCGCAGTCCGCCAAGGACACCGTCCTGGGGATCAACCCGCTGGTGAACGTGGTCCTTCACGAAGAGCGGCTCGAGGCCGAGAACGTGATGGACATCTTCTCCCAGTACGACCTGATCGTGGACGGCACGGACAACTTCGCCACCCGCTATCTGGTCAACGACGCCTGTGTGCTGCTCAACAAGCCGTACGTCTGGGGTTCCATCTACCGCTTCGACGGCCAGGCATCCGTCTTCTGGTCCGAGCACGGCCCCTGCTACCGCTGCCTGTACCCGGAGCCGCCGCCCCCCGGCATGGTTCCGTCCTGCGCCGAGGGCGGCGTGCTCGGTGTGCTCTGCGCCTCGATCGGTTCCATCCAGGTCAACGAGGCCATCAAGCTGCTCGCCGGAATCGGTGAGCCGCTGGTCGGCCGCCTGATGATCTACGACGCACTGGAGATGACCTACCGCACGGTCAAGGTCCGCAAGGACCCCGAATGCGCGGTCTGCGGTGAGAACCCCACCGTCACCGAACTCATCGACTACGAGGCCTTCTGTGGTGTCGTGTCCGAGGAGGCCCAGGAGGCGGCGGCCGGTTCGACGATCACTCCCAAGCAGCTCAAGGAGTGGATCGACGCCGACGAGAAGATCGAGATCATCGACGTCCGCGAGCCGAACGAGTACGAGATCGTCTCCATCCCGGGCGCGAAGCTGATCCCGAAGAATGAGTTCATCATGGGCACCGCGCTGTCCGACCTCCCGCAGGACAGGAAGATCGTCCTGCATTGCAAGACGGGTGTCCGGTCCGCGGAGGTCCTCGCCGTTCTGAAGTCCGCCGGGTTCGCCGACGCGGTCCACGTGGGCGGCGGTGTGATCGGCTGGGTCCACCAGATCGAGCCCGAGAAGCCGGTCTACTAG
- a CDS encoding spherulation-specific family 4 protein, translating to MPHLTTSGTTHDTGAARLGFGVPGYAHPLVAPVEWAELTRPGTPLHWVVLNVANGPGTRPDPHCLVAAGRLRNAGTRVLGHLDMAHGTRDPGELLAQARLFADWYRVDGFCLDRAPADPAGIPGTRRIAGALRGLGGSGCHLVLGHGCHPHPGYARVADQLVTFSGPWSEYRWSQVAEWTAEHPAERFCHFVHGVPRTHLEEAARIARWQGAGTIFFTDRGGHDGRNGQAGHNAPFEALPGYWDEIVSRIGPGVSE from the coding sequence GTGCCGCATCTGACGACATCCGGCACCACGCACGACACCGGTGCGGCCAGGCTCGGCTTCGGCGTTCCCGGGTATGCGCACCCCCTCGTCGCCCCGGTCGAATGGGCCGAACTGACGCGCCCCGGTACGCCGTTGCACTGGGTGGTCCTCAACGTCGCCAACGGCCCGGGGACCCGGCCCGATCCGCACTGTCTGGTGGCGGCCGGACGGCTCCGCAACGCGGGGACCAGAGTGCTCGGCCATCTCGACATGGCGCACGGCACCCGGGATCCAGGGGAACTGCTCGCACAGGCCCGGCTCTTCGCCGACTGGTACCGGGTCGACGGCTTCTGTCTCGACCGCGCCCCGGCCGATCCGGCGGGCATCCCCGGAACCCGCCGGATCGCCGGCGCACTCCGGGGCCTCGGTGGATCCGGCTGCCATCTGGTGCTCGGCCACGGCTGTCATCCGCACCCCGGCTATGCGCGCGTGGCCGACCAGCTGGTCACCTTCAGCGGTCCGTGGTCGGAGTACCGCTGGTCGCAGGTGGCCGAATGGACGGCAGAGCACCCCGCGGAGCGCTTCTGCCACTTCGTGCACGGTGTTCCGCGCACCCATCTCGAGGAGGCCGCCCGGATCGCCCGCTGGCAGGGGGCGGGCACGATCTTCTTCACCGACCGCGGCGGACACGACGGCCGGAACGGTCAAGCGGGACACAATGCACCATTCGAGGCGCTGCCCGGCTACTGGGACGAAATCGTCTCGCGGATCGGACCAGGTGTCTCGGAATGA